From Rhododendron vialii isolate Sample 1 chromosome 10a, ASM3025357v1, the proteins below share one genomic window:
- the LOC131304086 gene encoding protein CLP1 homolog, with translation MAFGGSAVAPPSAVAAAGGPSGTRQVKLERECELRIEVSPDSPLRLRILAGTAEIFGTEIAPEIWLSFPPGLKFAVFSWYGATIEMDGATETDYTADETPMISYVNVHAVLEGRRNRAKASPTDSDLSQGPRVIVVGPTDSGKSTLSRMLLSWAAKQGWKPTFVDLDIGQGSITIPGCIAATPIELPIDPVEGIPLEMPLVYFHGHPNPGPNVDLYKVLVKELAQILERQFAGNAESRAAGMVINTMGWIENVGYELLLHSIDALKANVVLVLGQEKLFSMLKDVLKSKPNVDVVKLQKSGGVVTRLGNVRKKARHFRIKEYFYGPSNDFSPHSNTANFSDLSIYRVGGGPQAPRSALPIGAEPAADPTRLVHVTISKDMHHAVLAVSFAKEPDQIISSNVAGFICITEIDFDRKKITYLAPSAGELPGRFLIMGSLAWLET, from the exons ATGGCTTTCGGAGGCTCAGCCGTGGCTCCACCGTCTGCAGTGGCAGCGGCGGGAGGACCGTCGGGCACAAGGCAGGTGAAGCTCGAGAGAGAGTGCGAGCTGAGGATCGAAGTCAGTCCCGACTCACCTCTCCGCCTCCGCATCCTAGCCGGCACCGCCGAGATCTTCGGCACCGAAATCGCCCCTGAAATCTGGCTCAGTTTCCCTCCAGGCCTCAAATTTGCA GTTTTTAGTTGGTATGGAGCCACAATTGAAATGGATGGCGCTACTGAAACTGATTATACAGCAGATGAG ACACCTATGATTAGCTATGTAAATGTACATGCTGTGCTGGAAGGACGAAGAAATCGTGCTAAAGCGTCACCTACTGATTCTGATCTTTCTCAG GGTCCCAGGGTAATTGTGGTGGGACCTACAGATTCTGGAAAAAGTACCTTATCGAGAATGCTTCTTAGCTGGGCAGCCAAACAAGGTTGGAAACCTACTTTTGTTGATTTGGATATTGGCCAAGGATCGATAACCATTCCTGGATGTATTGCTGCTACCCCAATTGAATTACCAATTGATCCGGTGGAAGGAATCCCTCTTGAAATGCCTCTTGTATACTTCCATGGCCACCCAAATCCTGG TCCGAATGTAGATTTGTACAAGGTGCTTGTGAAGGAGCTTGCTCAGATTTTGGAGAGACAGTTTGCTGGAAATGCAGAATCTCGGGCTGCGGGCATGGTCATCAATACCATGGGATGGATAGAGAATGTTGGTTATGAG TTGCTTCTTCATTCAATTGATGCTCTGAAGGCAAATGTTGTTCTAGTTTTGGGTCAG GAGAAACTTTTCAGCATGCTAAAAGATGTTTTGAAAAGCAAGCCTAATGTAGATGTTGTGAAACTTCAAAAATCAGGTGGTGTCGTAACCAGGCTGGGGAATGTCCGTAAGAAGGCAAGGCATTTTCGGATAAAG GAATATTTTTATGGCCCTTCAAATGACTTTTCCCCGCATTCCAATACCGCAAATTTCAGTGATCTGTCTATCTATAGAGTTGGTGGTGGACCACAGGCTCCACGTTCAGCCCTGCCCATTGGTGCAGAGCCTGCTGCAGACCCTACTAGATTGGTTCATGTGACTATTAGCAAGGACATGCACCATGCTGTTCTTGCCGTTTCATTTGCCAAAGAACCAGATCAAATTATTTCAAG TAATG